Genomic segment of Aminivibrio sp.:
TGGTCGGCCAACGCCGACGGCAGCATCGTCACCTACCAGGCCCTCGACATGCTGAAACAGAGCCACAAGGACTACGCCTCCTTCATGGCGGTCTTCACGCCCAACGTTATCTGCGTTCCCGCCAACTCGCCCTTCAACGACTTGAACGACCTCATGGAGGCCATGAAGACCCGGCCGGTCACCGTCTCCTCGGCGGGTACCGGCAGCGGGGGGCACCAGGCGGCGGAGTTCTTCCGCATGGGCACCGGCCTCGAATACCGGCACGTTCCGTACCAGGGCGGAGCCCCTGCGGTAACGGCCACGGTCAAAGGCGAGGTGGAGGCCATCATGCAGCTCTCCATGGAAGTGACCGAAATGCTCAGGGCCAAGCAGCTCAAGGCCCTGGCGGTCATGGACAGCGAGCCCCTCGACGTGGAAGGCTACGGCACCATCCCGCCCATAACGAAGTGGCTTCCTGACTTTCCCAGCGTGGGGAACCGCTTCGGGTTCTTCCTCCCCAAGGACATCCCCGCAGACGCGAAGGAGGCTATAACCGCCGCCTTCAAGACCGCCACCGCCTCTGACGCCATAAAGAAGTTCGCCGTGGACAGGGGATCCAAGGTGGTGACCCTGTACGGAGAGGAAGCGGAGAAGGAGATGGAGATCAAGGCCTCCAGGGTCTGCTGGCTCCTCTTCGAATCCGGCGTCATCAAGAATTCCCCGGACCAGTACGGAATCCCCAAGCCGTAAAGGCGATCGACCGGCGGGAGGGGGGCACACGGCCCCCCTCCTTTTTCACACCATTCCCTGCGGAGGTACGCTCATGGAAAAGAAAGACCTGACGTCCGGCATCGCCCTTGTCCTCACGGGAGGGGCCTTTTTTGCCGGCAGCCTTCTTCTGCCCTGG
This window contains:
- a CDS encoding tripartite tricarboxylate transporter substrate binding protein: MKRIRFISAMTALVLVLAVSGAAFAAWPEKPVNVIVPWSPGGASDLTARTLAAEMEKLLGTRISVTNTPGGAGAIGTQAMFDAARDGYTWSANADGSIVTYQALDMLKQSHKDYASFMAVFTPNVICVPANSPFNDLNDLMEAMKTRPVTVSSAGTGSGGHQAAEFFRMGTGLEYRHVPYQGGAPAVTATVKGEVEAIMQLSMEVTEMLRAKQLKALAVMDSEPLDVEGYGTIPPITKWLPDFPSVGNRFGFFLPKDIPADAKEAITAAFKTATASDAIKKFAVDRGSKVVTLYGEEAEKEMEIKASRVCWLLFESGVIKNSPDQYGIPKP